Proteins from a genomic interval of Phycisphaeraceae bacterium:
- a CDS encoding phosphatidylcholine/phosphatidylserine synthase translates to MKTDVFIGYPSRKRDIPVRRLIPNLLTVIALCSGLAAIHFALKSDWDRALSAVAVAAIFDALDGRAARLLRATSPFGAVLDSLSDFLAFGVAPALLLHQWMLARTDAIGLAAVMTFALCAALRLARFTAAVQRPRVDPDEHAPAWTNKFFVGMPTPAAAGCVLLPMLVEQSRLLKNTRWPEWSVVVFTFVVAGLMISRLPMFSFKKARIERRFVVPLMVVIGLLVVLASRDPWLTATLICGGYLLTLPLSVWRYREHRRADHAAASALATTSGDTSQHSAPRGLELRRAE, encoded by the coding sequence ATGAAAACCGACGTCTTCATCGGCTACCCCTCCCGCAAGCGCGATATCCCCGTCCGCCGCCTCATCCCCAACCTCCTCACCGTCATCGCCCTCTGCTCCGGCCTCGCGGCGATCCACTTCGCCCTCAAGTCCGATTGGGACCGCGCCCTCTCCGCCGTCGCCGTCGCCGCGATCTTCGACGCCCTCGACGGCCGCGCCGCCCGCCTGCTCCGGGCCACCAGCCCCTTCGGCGCGGTCCTCGACTCGCTCTCCGACTTCCTCGCCTTCGGCGTCGCCCCCGCGCTGCTCCTCCACCAGTGGATGCTCGCCCGCACCGACGCGATCGGCCTCGCCGCCGTCATGACCTTCGCCCTCTGCGCCGCCCTCCGGCTCGCCCGCTTTACCGCCGCCGTCCAGCGGCCGCGGGTCGATCCCGATGAGCACGCCCCAGCGTGGACCAACAAGTTCTTCGTCGGCATGCCCACCCCCGCCGCGGCGGGCTGCGTCCTGCTCCCGATGCTGGTCGAGCAGTCCCGCCTGCTGAAGAACACCCGCTGGCCCGAGTGGTCCGTCGTGGTCTTCACCTTCGTGGTCGCCGGGCTGATGATCAGCCGTCTCCCCATGTTCTCGTTCAAGAAGGCCCGCATCGAGCGCCGCTTCGTCGTCCCCCTCATGGTCGTCATCGGCCTGCTCGTCGTCCTCGCCTCCCGCGATCCGTGGCTCACCGCCACGCTCATCTGCGGCGGCTACCTCCTCACCCTTCCCCTGAGCGTCTGGCGCTACCGCGAGCACCGCCGCGCCGACCACGCCGCCGCCTCCGCCCTCGCGACCACATCCGGCGACACCTCCCAGCACAGCGCCCCCCGCGGCCTCGAGCTGCGCCGCGCCGAATGA
- a CDS encoding ligase-associated DNA damage response DEXH box helicase has protein sequence MPHHAEAPALPTAVADFFSRRGWTPFDFQRECWSAYLDGASGLVHAPTGVGKTLSVCLGPMIEALHTEALREPHRAAPANPSARRRALARQAAEPFRLLWLTPMRALAGDTTASLLEPCRELGLNWTIEQRTGDTPATLKKKQRERLPTALVTTPESLSLLLSFPETREAMRSLRCVVVDEWHELIGTKRGVQTELALARLRAWSADHPYPLRTWGLSATLGNTEQAARVLLGPAAVAPRIVRGIVPKAVQVDTIRPANIDRFPWSGHMGLKSLDQVLDAIERTFADGGGSTLLFTNTRAQAEIWFGAIFRARPDWLGTVAIHHGSLDKKLRSKVEDLLKTGGAARAGPGLRCVVCTSSLDLGVDFSPVAQVIQVGSPKGIARLIQRAGRSGHRPGVASRILGVPTNAMELVEFSAAREAVAAARVESRIPVARAMDVLVQHLVTIAAGGGFLEADLAREVRDTAAFADLSDGQWTWAMDFVRGGGAALHAYPEYARIAPERGLGPRLAVAGDRIARRHRLNIGTIVGEQSMLVKFRSGRTLGTIEESFITRLQVGDRFVFAGRVLELLRVREMTAYATPARSRGGAVPRWNGGRMPLSTQLAEGVRRRLDEARRGEYTDDDMLAVRPVLELQSRWSVIPGPDDVLIEDITTRDGRHWFIFPFEGRLVHEGLGALLSYRLTRLRPRSVSAVCTDYGIELLSPDGEDLGEAQWRDILTTDGMLDDLLACLNSTELARRQFREIARIAGLVNQGMPGSPRPSRQLQASSEMFFEVLSEFDPANLLLDQARREVLESQLEIRRLCETLERIARQRLVIVHPRDLTPFSFPLWAESLRATHVTSESWTARIAKMALRLEEQAAATRGDARPMIGPKSPRKRPARPKGGRRAVPSRR, from the coding sequence ATGCCCCATCACGCCGAGGCCCCCGCGCTCCCAACGGCCGTCGCCGACTTCTTCTCCCGTCGCGGCTGGACCCCGTTCGATTTCCAGCGCGAGTGCTGGAGCGCCTACCTCGACGGCGCCAGCGGCCTTGTCCACGCTCCTACCGGAGTCGGCAAGACCCTCTCGGTCTGCCTCGGCCCCATGATCGAGGCGCTCCACACCGAGGCACTCCGCGAGCCGCACAGGGCCGCGCCCGCGAACCCCAGCGCCCGGCGCCGCGCCCTTGCCCGTCAGGCCGCCGAACCCTTCCGCCTCCTCTGGCTCACGCCGATGCGAGCCCTCGCGGGCGACACGACGGCCTCGCTGCTCGAACCCTGCCGCGAACTCGGCCTCAACTGGACCATCGAGCAGCGTACCGGCGACACGCCCGCCACCCTCAAGAAGAAGCAGCGAGAGCGGCTCCCCACCGCCCTCGTCACCACCCCCGAAAGCCTCAGCCTGCTCCTCTCGTTCCCCGAGACGCGCGAGGCCATGCGCTCCCTCCGCTGCGTCGTTGTCGATGAGTGGCACGAACTGATCGGCACCAAGCGCGGCGTCCAGACCGAACTCGCCCTCGCCCGCCTCCGCGCCTGGTCCGCCGACCATCCGTACCCGCTCCGCACCTGGGGCCTCTCCGCGACCCTGGGCAACACCGAGCAGGCCGCCCGCGTCCTCCTCGGCCCCGCCGCGGTCGCCCCCAGGATCGTCCGCGGAATCGTGCCCAAGGCGGTTCAGGTCGACACCATCCGGCCCGCCAACATCGACCGCTTCCCCTGGTCCGGCCACATGGGCCTCAAGTCCCTCGATCAGGTCCTCGACGCCATCGAACGAACCTTCGCCGACGGCGGCGGTTCGACGCTGCTGTTCACCAACACCCGCGCCCAGGCCGAGATCTGGTTCGGCGCCATCTTCCGCGCCCGCCCCGACTGGCTCGGCACCGTCGCCATCCACCACGGCTCGCTGGACAAGAAACTCCGCTCGAAGGTCGAGGACCTCCTCAAGACCGGCGGGGCCGCCCGCGCCGGTCCCGGCCTCCGCTGCGTTGTCTGCACCTCCAGCCTCGATCTCGGGGTTGACTTCTCCCCCGTCGCCCAGGTCATCCAGGTCGGCAGCCCCAAGGGCATCGCCCGCCTCATCCAGCGCGCCGGCCGAAGCGGCCACCGACCCGGCGTCGCGAGCCGAATCCTCGGCGTCCCGACTAACGCGATGGAACTCGTCGAGTTCTCCGCCGCGAGAGAGGCCGTCGCCGCCGCGCGCGTCGAGTCCCGTATCCCGGTGGCGAGGGCTATGGACGTGCTCGTGCAGCACCTGGTCACCATCGCCGCGGGCGGGGGTTTCCTCGAGGCCGACCTCGCACGCGAGGTCCGCGACACGGCCGCTTTCGCCGACCTCTCCGACGGGCAGTGGACCTGGGCCATGGACTTTGTCCGCGGCGGGGGTGCCGCCCTCCACGCCTACCCCGAGTACGCCCGCATCGCCCCCGAGCGCGGCCTCGGCCCCCGGCTTGCCGTCGCCGGCGACCGCATCGCCCGCCGGCACCGCCTCAACATCGGCACCATCGTCGGCGAGCAGTCCATGCTCGTGAAGTTCCGCTCCGGTCGCACGCTGGGAACCATCGAGGAGTCGTTCATCACGCGTCTCCAGGTCGGCGACCGCTTCGTCTTCGCGGGGCGCGTCCTCGAACTGCTGCGCGTGCGCGAGATGACCGCCTACGCCACACCGGCCCGATCCCGCGGCGGCGCCGTCCCCCGCTGGAACGGCGGCCGCATGCCACTCTCCACCCAGCTCGCCGAGGGCGTCCGCCGCCGGCTCGACGAGGCCCGGCGCGGCGAATACACCGACGACGACATGCTCGCCGTCCGCCCCGTGCTCGAACTCCAGTCCCGCTGGAGCGTCATCCCCGGCCCCGACGACGTGCTCATCGAGGACATCACCACCCGCGATGGCCGCCACTGGTTCATCTTCCCCTTCGAGGGCCGCCTCGTGCACGAGGGCCTCGGCGCCCTCCTCTCGTACCGCCTCACCCGGCTCCGGCCCCGATCCGTCTCCGCCGTCTGCACCGACTACGGCATCGAGCTGCTCTCCCCCGATGGCGAGGATCTCGGCGAGGCCCAGTGGCGCGACATCCTCACCACCGACGGCATGCTCGACGACCTCCTCGCCTGCCTCAACTCGACCGAGCTCGCACGCCGCCAGTTCCGCGAGATCGCCCGTATCGCCGGCCTGGTCAACCAGGGAATGCCCGGAAGCCCAAGGCCCTCCCGCCAACTCCAGGCCTCCAGCGAGATGTTCTTCGAGGTCCTCAGCGAGTTCGACCCGGCGAACCTCCTCCTCGACCAGGCCCGGCGCGAGGTGCTGGAGAGCCAGCTCGAGATCCGCCGCCTCTGCGAGACGCTCGAACGCATCGCGCGCCAGCGGCTCGTCATCGTCCACCCGCGCGACCTGACGCCCTTCTCCTTCCCGCTCTGGGCCGAGAGCCTCCGGGCCACGCACGTCACCAGCGAGAGCTGGACCGCCCGCATCGCCAAGATGGCTCTCCGCCTCGAAGAGCAGGCCGCCGCAACCCGCGGCGACGCCCGACCAATGATCGGGCCCAAGAGCCCGCGAAAGCGCCCCGCGCGCCCGAAGGGAGGGAGACGTGCTGTTCCAAGCCGCCGGTGA
- the pdeM gene encoding ligase-associated DNA damage response endonuclease PdeM: MLFQAAGETLEALPSRALWWAREHTLIVADLHLGKPASFRAAGVPVPEAATASDLDRLAIAVESAAARRVIILGDMLHARDGRTAATLSALAAWRSRLVGVKVTLVRGNHDQRAGDPPADLAITCVDEGVREGPFELRHHPASGHAFVLCGHVHPVVTLHGGSGRASMRVRCFHLTPAMLTLPAFGAFTGGKVITPRPGERTLLIGPDCVTEAPYPLAASLA; encoded by the coding sequence GTGCTGTTCCAAGCCGCCGGTGAGACCCTCGAAGCGCTCCCCTCCCGGGCGCTCTGGTGGGCACGCGAGCACACGCTCATCGTCGCCGACCTGCACCTGGGAAAGCCCGCCTCGTTCCGCGCCGCGGGAGTGCCGGTCCCCGAAGCGGCGACCGCATCCGACCTCGACCGCCTCGCGATCGCCGTCGAGTCAGCCGCCGCCCGCCGCGTCATCATCCTGGGCGACATGCTCCACGCCCGCGACGGCCGCACCGCCGCCACGCTCTCGGCGCTCGCGGCCTGGCGCTCCCGTCTCGTCGGCGTCAAAGTCACCCTCGTCCGCGGCAACCACGACCAGCGGGCCGGCGATCCGCCCGCCGATCTCGCCATCACCTGCGTCGACGAGGGTGTGCGAGAGGGACCCTTCGAACTCCGCCACCATCCCGCATCCGGCCACGCCTTCGTCCTCTGCGGCCACGTCCACCCCGTCGTGACGCTCCACGGCGGTTCCGGCCGCGCTTCGATGCGGGTCCGTTGCTTCCACCTCACCCCCGCCATGCTCACCCTCCCCGCCTTCGGCGCGTTCACCGGCGGGAAGGTCATCACCCCCCGTCCCGGCGAGCGGACCCTCCTGATCGGCCCCGACTGCGTCACCGAGGCCCCGTACCCCCTCGCCGCCTCGCTCGCATGA
- a CDS encoding insulinase family protein, whose protein sequence is MRYLIAACLLLLTAALAPAQHIKYEKYTLPNGLTVILHEDHSLPVASVNLWYRVGAKEEPPGRSGFAHLYEHLMFMGTRRVPGSDFDIVMESGGGSNNASTSLDRTNYYSSGPSSLLPTLLWLDADRLEDLGKTMDQAKLDKQRDVVRNEIRQQVENTPYGKAGEFIYRLLYPQGHPYHNAVYGTHEDLEAATVADVQDFFATYYVPRNASLVVAGDFDSAAIKPLIHDLFATIPAGQEPPQRTAPPATLAGVARTTMLDKCQQPKILMAWHAPAAYAPGSAEMDLAAEILAEGKASRLYKRLVIDDATCVDVSAFVDSNVLGSQFFVEVYAKPGADLGAVESAVDEEIARLCAGGPTPEELTERQATTEMAMLARLQSVQAKADQLNAYQYYLGEPDSFARDLQRFRDATPATVKDWAARTLTPSARAIIWVLPEESEQPPSARDTRPADLAAKPFAPPSPARFTLASGVPVMLWQRDDLPLVAMDVLFAGAPVRLPVDRAGLASLTASMLGEGAGDLDSVAFSKAIQSLGASFASGADRDDAAVSITVLRRNFPQAARLVADAILRPRMNAKDFDRVKGLQLEGLRQEDDEPTVVASRVGLRTLFGDANRYGWSSEGTPASVEPLTLADVKSAYREMYTPDLAAILIAGNISESDVRATLGPLFESFRPTGTPPSRPATSPIPMADAPRVVLVDRPGAVQTVIRFIMPGPKMGDPERVPYEVLSTLLGGSFTSRLNQNLREEHGYTYGARAGYTMGPTQGYFVATSSVKADTTGPALAEFLKEFARLRGSAAMAAEPIPEDEVEKARQTVRTNTINAFAGLRGIIAQAAERRSAGLEFDTIAADMAGLASVSAGELSAISPGAIPLEKGVLVLVGDKELIMEQIKGSGLPEPVEVTAAGDPVKPR, encoded by the coding sequence ATGCGATACCTCATTGCCGCCTGCCTCCTCCTGCTCACCGCCGCCCTGGCGCCCGCGCAGCACATCAAGTACGAGAAGTACACCCTCCCCAACGGCCTGACGGTGATCCTCCACGAGGACCACTCCCTCCCGGTCGCCAGCGTGAACCTCTGGTACCGCGTCGGCGCCAAGGAAGAGCCCCCCGGCCGCTCCGGCTTCGCCCACCTCTACGAGCACCTGATGTTCATGGGCACCCGCCGCGTGCCGGGCAGCGACTTCGACATCGTCATGGAGAGCGGCGGCGGCTCCAACAACGCCTCCACCTCGCTCGACCGCACCAACTACTACTCCTCCGGCCCCTCGTCGCTCCTCCCGACGCTGCTGTGGCTCGACGCCGACCGGCTCGAGGACCTCGGCAAGACCATGGACCAGGCCAAGCTCGACAAGCAGCGGGACGTGGTCCGCAACGAGATCCGCCAGCAGGTGGAGAACACCCCCTACGGCAAGGCCGGCGAGTTCATCTACCGGCTGCTGTACCCGCAGGGCCACCCGTACCACAACGCCGTCTACGGCACGCACGAGGACCTCGAGGCCGCCACCGTCGCCGACGTCCAGGACTTCTTTGCCACCTACTACGTGCCGCGCAACGCGTCGCTGGTCGTCGCGGGCGACTTTGACTCCGCGGCGATCAAGCCGCTGATCCACGACCTGTTCGCGACCATCCCCGCCGGGCAGGAGCCGCCGCAGCGCACCGCGCCCCCCGCCACGCTCGCCGGCGTGGCCCGCACCACCATGCTCGACAAGTGCCAGCAGCCCAAGATCCTGATGGCGTGGCACGCGCCCGCCGCGTACGCCCCCGGCTCCGCGGAGATGGACCTCGCGGCGGAGATCCTCGCCGAGGGCAAGGCCTCGCGCCTGTACAAGCGGCTGGTGATCGACGACGCCACCTGCGTGGACGTCAGCGCGTTTGTCGACTCCAACGTGCTCGGGTCGCAGTTCTTCGTGGAGGTCTACGCCAAGCCCGGCGCCGATCTGGGAGCGGTCGAGAGCGCGGTCGACGAGGAGATCGCCCGGCTGTGCGCCGGCGGCCCCACGCCCGAGGAGCTCACGGAGCGACAGGCCACCACCGAGATGGCGATGCTCGCCAGGCTGCAATCGGTGCAGGCCAAGGCGGACCAGCTCAACGCGTACCAGTACTACCTCGGCGAGCCCGACTCGTTCGCCCGCGATCTGCAGCGCTTCCGCGATGCGACTCCGGCGACGGTCAAGGACTGGGCGGCCCGCACGCTCACGCCCAGCGCCCGGGCCATCATCTGGGTGCTCCCGGAGGAATCCGAGCAGCCGCCCTCCGCACGCGACACTCGCCCGGCGGACCTCGCCGCGAAGCCGTTTGCCCCGCCGTCGCCGGCTCGGTTCACGCTGGCCAGCGGCGTCCCGGTCATGCTCTGGCAGCGCGACGACCTGCCGCTGGTCGCGATGGATGTGCTCTTCGCGGGGGCCCCGGTGCGCCTGCCGGTCGATCGCGCCGGGCTGGCCTCGCTCACCGCGTCCATGCTCGGCGAGGGGGCGGGCGACCTCGATTCGGTCGCGTTCAGCAAGGCCATCCAGTCCCTCGGCGCCAGCTTCGCCTCGGGCGCCGACCGCGACGACGCCGCGGTTTCGATCACCGTGCTGCGCCGCAACTTCCCGCAGGCGGCCCGGCTCGTTGCCGACGCGATCCTGCGGCCGCGGATGAACGCCAAGGACTTCGACCGCGTCAAGGGGCTGCAGCTCGAGGGCCTCCGGCAAGAGGACGACGAGCCCACGGTGGTCGCCTCTCGCGTCGGCCTGCGCACGCTCTTTGGCGATGCCAACCGGTACGGCTGGTCCTCCGAGGGAACCCCGGCCAGCGTGGAACCGCTCACGCTCGCCGATGTGAAGTCGGCGTACCGCGAGATGTACACCCCGGACCTCGCCGCGATCCTCATCGCCGGCAACATCTCGGAGTCCGACGTCCGCGCGACGCTTGGCCCCCTCTTCGAATCCTTCCGGCCGACGGGAACACCGCCCTCCCGGCCCGCCACATCGCCGATCCCCATGGCGGATGCTCCGCGGGTGGTGCTCGTCGATCGCCCCGGCGCGGTGCAGACGGTGATCCGGTTCATCATGCCGGGGCCGAAGATGGGCGACCCTGAGCGTGTGCCCTACGAGGTGCTGTCGACGCTGCTGGGCGGGTCGTTCACCAGCCGGCTGAACCAGAATCTCCGCGAGGAACACGGCTACACCTACGGCGCCCGCGCCGGGTACACCATGGGCCCAACACAGGGGTACTTCGTCGCGACGTCGTCGGTCAAGGCCGATACCACAGGCCCGGCGCTCGCCGAGTTCCTGAAGGAGTTCGCGCGCCTCCGCGGCTCCGCGGCGATGGCCGCTGAACCGATCCCGGAGGACGAGGTCGAGAAGGCCCGGCAGACGGTCCGAACCAACACGATCAACGCGTTCGCCGGGCTTCGCGGGATCATCGCGCAGGCCGCGGAGCGGCGCTCGGCGGGGCTGGAGTTCGACACGATCGCCGCGGACATGGCGGGGCTGGCCTCGGTGTCGGCGGGCGAACTCTCGGCGATCTCGCCCGGCGCGATCCCGCTGGAGAAGGGGGTGCTCGTGCTCGTCGGCGACAAGGAACTCATCATGGAGCAGATCAAGGGTTCGGGGTTGCCCGAGCCGGTGGAGGTGACGGCCGCGGGCGACCCGGTGAAGCCGCGGTAG
- a CDS encoding beta-propeller fold lactonase family protein has translation MTTGLPAPRPLTLLLAAAALAAAPLSTASAQATFRAVFVGHYYFNSQTGAGGTVASLRVNPDGTLTLLGNADSGPWTQSLALSPSGRWLAAAAGTSATQFEEVRLFRVNADASLTLHHQALVPDSPLAMVWITDDLIAITATQLGGSSVGIYRWNPDAPSLLQRDRKSTGSFNSALAYHPSRPYLYTQNSQTSLEVRQWLISFDDATYGMLTDAGATPLAHYPLNIITTGTGEFMYAGGGISGDRHAILGFGLDTDGQPPVAIPGSPFTSPGNSPAYLASNGDDRFVLVGHGTDATLRSFEASSTGVLTSTGNSFLVQNLQGAIGEVASLRDLVFVTDDTSALDGVQGIYSLRLGPTGTLSPIGGLVYTGTPRPEGGIAVWNPTTVCPGDYNGNGEIDPVDLADFINAWTTGLTDGSLYADADGDRTHGPTDIAVFVQQWLSAVQNGC, from the coding sequence ATGACCACCGGACTCCCCGCCCCCCGTCCCCTCACCCTCCTCCTCGCCGCCGCCGCGCTCGCCGCGGCCCCCCTCTCCACCGCCTCCGCCCAGGCCACCTTCCGCGCCGTCTTCGTCGGCCATTACTACTTCAACTCCCAGACCGGCGCCGGCGGCACCGTCGCCTCCCTCCGCGTCAACCCCGACGGCACGCTCACGCTGCTCGGCAACGCCGACTCCGGACCGTGGACCCAATCCCTCGCCCTCTCCCCCTCCGGCCGCTGGCTCGCCGCCGCGGCGGGCACCTCCGCCACGCAGTTCGAGGAGGTCCGCCTCTTCCGCGTCAACGCCGATGCCTCCCTCACCCTCCACCACCAGGCCCTCGTCCCCGACAGCCCCCTCGCGATGGTCTGGATCACCGACGACCTCATCGCCATCACCGCCACCCAGCTCGGCGGCTCGTCCGTCGGCATCTACCGCTGGAACCCCGACGCCCCGTCGCTGCTCCAGCGCGACCGCAAGAGCACCGGCTCGTTCAACTCCGCCCTCGCCTACCACCCGAGCCGCCCCTACCTCTACACCCAGAACTCCCAGACCAGCCTCGAAGTCCGCCAGTGGCTCATCAGTTTCGACGACGCCACCTACGGCATGCTCACCGACGCCGGCGCCACCCCGCTCGCGCACTACCCGCTGAACATCATCACCACCGGCACCGGCGAGTTCATGTACGCCGGCGGCGGCATCAGCGGCGACCGCCACGCCATCCTCGGCTTCGGCCTCGATACCGACGGCCAGCCACCGGTCGCGATCCCCGGCTCCCCCTTCACCAGCCCCGGCAACTCCCCCGCCTACCTCGCGAGCAACGGCGACGACCGCTTCGTCCTCGTCGGCCACGGCACCGACGCCACGCTCCGCTCGTTCGAGGCCAGTTCCACCGGCGTGCTCACCTCCACCGGCAACTCGTTCCTCGTCCAGAACCTCCAGGGCGCCATCGGTGAGGTCGCCTCGCTCCGCGACCTGGTCTTCGTCACCGACGACACCTCGGCCCTCGACGGCGTCCAGGGCATCTACTCACTGCGTCTGGGCCCCACCGGCACGCTCTCACCCATCGGCGGGCTCGTCTACACCGGCACCCCCCGCCCCGAAGGAGGCATCGCCGTCTGGAACCCCACCACCGTCTGCCCCGGCGACTACAACGGCAATGGCGAGATCGACCCCGTCGACCTGGCCGACTTCATCAACGCCTGGACCACCGGCCTCACCGACGGCTCGCTGTACGCCGACGCCGACGGCGACCGCACCCACGGCCCAACCGATATCGCAGTCTTCGTGCAGCAATGGCTCTCAGCCGTCCAGAACGGCTGCTGA
- the hflX gene encoding GTPase HflX — MPQPKDPTIKVQSERAVLAAVRLPTSRYDLRDPFGELRSLAEQAGAIVVGELEQRAQKPVSATFMGSGKVDELKALCESLNASTVIFDHELSPSQIANIEETVGKKVIDRSELILDIFASRATTHEAKLQVELAQLEYTYPRLRAMWDHLERIVGHGGIGGIGTRGPGEQQLEIDRRLVQKRRLALEGELAEIHARKRRMVRDRRADNFTVCIVGYTNAGKSTLFNTLTTGGAYADDRLFATLVTRTRNWDLTPPAAADNAEAPGGGLKVMLSDTVGFVRDLPHDLVASFRATLEEATHADLLIIVLDASDPAAEMQYQTVTETLDHLLDDAREDDLRSRRSDPDARLDAWKPPERLLLLNKVDRLDDNRNLLVWERQVPGSIAICARDAADPGLEALRARVRALAQGGVAEVEITLPLEAGRAVQLIETLATVLSRDYENGAAVIRCRIGHRQLDQVRSVAGRAVAIRTLRGATEPGG, encoded by the coding sequence GTGCCGCAACCCAAAGACCCCACCATCAAGGTCCAATCCGAACGCGCCGTCCTCGCGGCCGTCCGGCTCCCCACCTCCCGCTACGACCTCCGCGACCCTTTCGGCGAACTCCGCTCCCTCGCCGAGCAGGCCGGCGCCATCGTCGTCGGCGAACTCGAACAGCGCGCCCAAAAGCCCGTCTCCGCCACCTTCATGGGCTCGGGCAAGGTCGACGAACTCAAGGCCTTATGCGAGTCCCTCAACGCCTCCACCGTCATCTTCGACCACGAACTCTCCCCATCCCAGATCGCCAACATCGAGGAGACCGTCGGCAAGAAGGTCATCGACCGCTCCGAACTCATCCTCGACATCTTCGCCTCCCGCGCCACCACCCACGAGGCCAAGCTCCAGGTCGAACTCGCCCAGCTCGAATACACCTACCCCCGCCTCCGCGCCATGTGGGACCACCTCGAACGCATCGTCGGCCACGGCGGAATCGGCGGCATCGGAACCCGCGGCCCCGGCGAACAACAGCTCGAGATCGACCGCCGGCTCGTCCAGAAACGCCGCCTCGCCCTCGAAGGCGAACTCGCCGAGATCCACGCCCGCAAACGCCGCATGGTCCGCGACCGCCGCGCCGACAACTTCACCGTCTGCATCGTCGGCTACACCAACGCCGGCAAGTCCACCCTCTTCAACACCCTCACCACCGGCGGCGCCTACGCCGACGACCGCCTTTTCGCCACCCTCGTCACCCGCACCCGCAACTGGGACCTCACCCCGCCCGCCGCCGCCGACAACGCCGAGGCGCCGGGCGGCGGTCTCAAGGTCATGCTCTCGGACACCGTCGGCTTCGTCCGCGACCTCCCGCACGACCTCGTCGCCTCCTTCCGCGCCACCCTCGAGGAAGCCACCCACGCCGACCTGCTCATCATCGTCCTCGACGCCTCCGATCCCGCGGCGGAAATGCAGTACCAGACCGTCACCGAGACCCTCGACCACCTCCTCGATGACGCCCGCGAGGACGACCTCAGGTCCCGCCGCTCCGATCCCGACGCCCGGCTCGATGCCTGGAAGCCCCCCGAGCGTCTCCTGCTCCTCAACAAGGTCGACCGCCTCGACGACAACCGCAACCTCCTCGTCTGGGAACGCCAGGTCCCCGGCTCGATCGCCATCTGCGCCCGCGACGCCGCCGACCCCGGCCTCGAAGCCCTCCGCGCCCGCGTCCGCGCCCTGGCCCAGGGCGGCGTCGCCGAGGTCGAGATCACACTCCCGCTCGAAGCTGGCCGCGCCGTCCAACTCATCGAGACCCTCGCCACCGTCCTCAGCCGCGACTACGAGAACGGCGCCGCCGTCATCCGCTGCCGCATCGGCCACCGCCAACTCGACCAGGTCCGCTCGGTCGCCGGCCGCGCCGTCGCCATCCGCACCCTCCGCGGCGCCACCGAACCGGGCGGGTAA